CCAGTGGAGAAGAGATGTACCGCTGGATTCCATGGACCGATCTGAACTAAGCCTTGAATAACAGAGGATACTTACGTGGGAGCGCAGACACTCTACGACAAGCTGTGGGCGCGCCATCGGATTGATGAACTTCCGGATGGCTCCACGCTTTTATACATCGACAGGCACCTCCTGCATGAGGTGACCTCTCCGCAGGCCTTTTCCAACCTGCGTCTGGCCGGACGTAAACCCTGGCGTCTGGACACGTCACTTGCGACCCCCGACCATAACGTCCCAACCCTTAGCCGTGAGCAAGGTGTTGAGGGCGTCTGCGATGCGATTGCCCGCCAGCAGATCGCCACGCTGGAACGTAACAGCATTGAGTTTGGTGTGCCGTTGTTCCCCCTCAACGATGTCCGTCAAGGCATTGTGCATGTGGTGGGCCCTGAACAAGGTCTGACCCTGCCAGGCATGACCCTGGTGTGTGGTGACTCACACACCGCTACCCACGGCGCACTGGCAGCCCTTGCACACGGCATCGGCAGTAGTGAAGTGGAACACGTTCTGGCCACTCAGACTCTGCGTAGCCGTAAGCAGAAGAACTTCCGCATTCGCGTGACTAACCGCCTGCGTGAAGGTGTAACCGCCAAAGACCTGGCCCTGCACATCATTGGTTTGATCGGTACAGCTGGTGGCACAGGTTGCGCCATCGAGTTCTGTGGTGAAGCCATTGATGCGCTGAGCATGGAAGCCCGCATGACCCTGTGCAACATGAGCATTGAGGCCGGTGCGCGGGTTGGTCTGGTGGCCTATGACGCTAAGACTGAAGCCTATGTAAAAGGCCGTCCGATGGCGCCTAGCGGCGAACAGTGGGATGCCGCTGTTGCCTATTGGCGTACGTTGCACTCAGATGCTGATGCAGTCTTTGATCAAGAGCTCGAAATCGACGGCACTCAAGTCGGTATTCAAGTCACTTGGGGGACTTCGCCGGAACAGGTCGCGCCCATCAATGGCCGTGTGCCCACGCTGGATCAGGCACGTGATGCCTTGCAACGGGCAGACTGGGAGCGCGCCTTGCGCTACATGGGCCTGGAGCCTGGCCAACCATTGAGCGGCATTCCTGTTGACCGCATTTTTATTGGCTCGTGCACTAACGCCCGAATCGAAGATTTACGCGCCGCTGCCGAAGTGCTGCGTGGCCGTGAGGTACACCCGCGGGTGAAGCAGGCACTGGTCGTTCCAGGCTCAGGTCTGGTGCGTCTGCAAGCTGAGCGTGAAGGTTTGGACCGCATTTTCAAAGCTGCAGGCTTTGAGTGGCGTTCACCGGGTTGCTCCATGTGCCTGGGTATGAATGCTGACCGGCTCAACCCCGGCGAGCGTTGTGCTGCCACGTCTAACCGCAACTTTGAAGGTCGTCAGGGCAAAGGCGGACGTACCCACCTGATGTCTCCGGCCATGGCCGCCGCTGCGGCGGTGATGGGCGAACTTACCGATTTGGGGAG
The Pseudomonas mendocina DNA segment above includes these coding regions:
- the leuC gene encoding 3-isopropylmalate dehydratase large subunit, which codes for MGAQTLYDKLWARHRIDELPDGSTLLYIDRHLLHEVTSPQAFSNLRLAGRKPWRLDTSLATPDHNVPTLSREQGVEGVCDAIARQQIATLERNSIEFGVPLFPLNDVRQGIVHVVGPEQGLTLPGMTLVCGDSHTATHGALAALAHGIGSSEVEHVLATQTLRSRKQKNFRIRVTNRLREGVTAKDLALHIIGLIGTAGGTGCAIEFCGEAIDALSMEARMTLCNMSIEAGARVGLVAYDAKTEAYVKGRPMAPSGEQWDAAVAYWRTLHSDADAVFDQELEIDGTQVGIQVTWGTSPEQVAPINGRVPTLDQARDALQRADWERALRYMGLEPGQPLSGIPVDRIFIGSCTNARIEDLRAAAEVLRGREVHPRVKQALVVPGSGLVRLQAEREGLDRIFKAAGFEWRSPGCSMCLGMNADRLNPGERCAATSNRNFEGRQGKGGRTHLMSPAMAAAAAVMGELTDLGSV